In Salmo trutta chromosome 37, fSalTru1.1, whole genome shotgun sequence, the following proteins share a genomic window:
- the LOC115176916 gene encoding zymogen granule membrane protein 16 isoform X2, whose amino-acid sequence MFSILVVTVFLASCLAMPIKDPYSYSSAVGQGGGTPFASYGEGRITAVRVWEINNNYYYYYYYYYNSNAYISGFQLRYGSTWSPVFGSEGGLKQEIELFNDEAIVEVSGKYNPADYICYLVLTTNMGRTLSAGLPNQVSFNFYPVNVGNELRLLSGRFNGAGITSIGAHWGLVYMEGAGNSTQETALETVTPVF is encoded by the exons ATGTTCTCAATCCTGGTTGTCACAGTGTTCTTGGCTAGCTGCTTGGCAATGC CCATCAAAGATCCGTACTCGTATTCCTCTGCGGTGGGTCAGGGAGGTGGCACCCCATTTGCTTCCTACGGTGAGGGACGCATCACAGCAGTCAGAGTGTGGGAGatcaacaacaactactactactactactactactactacaacagcaACGCCTACATCAGCGG GTTCCAGCTGAGATACGGCTCCACCTGGTCTCCTGTGTTCGGTAGCGAAGGGGGCTTAAAGCAGGAGATAGAGCTGTTTAATGACGAGGCCATCGTTGAGGTGTCTGGGAAGTACAACCCAGCAGACTACATCTGCTACCTCGTGTTAACCACCAACATGGGGCGCACTCTGTCAGCCGGCCTGCCCAACCAAGTCTCCTTCAACTTCTACCCAGTCAACGTGGGCAATGAGCTGAGGCTGCTCAGCGGTCGCTTCAACGGTGCCGGGATCACCTCCATCGGAGCCCACTGGGGATTGGTGTACATGGAAGGGGCTGGAAACAGTACTCAGGAAACAGCACTGGAAACAGTAACTCCTGttttttga
- the LOC115176916 gene encoding zymogen granule membrane protein 16 isoform X1, with the protein MPAFCRMFSILVVTVFLASCLAMPIKDPYSYSSAVGQGGGTPFASYGEGRITAVRVWEINNNYYYYYYYYYNSNAYISGFQLRYGSTWSPVFGSEGGLKQEIELFNDEAIVEVSGKYNPADYICYLVLTTNMGRTLSAGLPNQVSFNFYPVNVGNELRLLSGRFNGAGITSIGAHWGLVYMEGAGNSTQETALETVTPVF; encoded by the exons ATGCCTGCCTTTTGCAGAATGTTCTCAATCCTGGTTGTCACAGTGTTCTTGGCTAGCTGCTTGGCAATGC CCATCAAAGATCCGTACTCGTATTCCTCTGCGGTGGGTCAGGGAGGTGGCACCCCATTTGCTTCCTACGGTGAGGGACGCATCACAGCAGTCAGAGTGTGGGAGatcaacaacaactactactactactactactactactacaacagcaACGCCTACATCAGCGG GTTCCAGCTGAGATACGGCTCCACCTGGTCTCCTGTGTTCGGTAGCGAAGGGGGCTTAAAGCAGGAGATAGAGCTGTTTAATGACGAGGCCATCGTTGAGGTGTCTGGGAAGTACAACCCAGCAGACTACATCTGCTACCTCGTGTTAACCACCAACATGGGGCGCACTCTGTCAGCCGGCCTGCCCAACCAAGTCTCCTTCAACTTCTACCCAGTCAACGTGGGCAATGAGCTGAGGCTGCTCAGCGGTCGCTTCAACGGTGCCGGGATCACCTCCATCGGAGCCCACTGGGGATTGGTGTACATGGAAGGGGCTGGAAACAGTACTCAGGAAACAGCACTGGAAACAGTAACTCCTGttttttga